A genomic segment from Streptomyces sp. NBC_00654 encodes:
- a CDS encoding zinc-dependent metalloprotease, with product MTSIGGAEMVDWKLAVATATRLVRPGPDISREEARAVVAELRRHAKASEEHVRHFTRMIPEGTEPEDTPVLVVDRAGWIRANVAGFRELLRPLLEKMQDRRGGGTGGAVLGAVGGKVTGVELGMLLSFLASRILGQYETFAPATRELPGSANGGGRLLLVAPNIVHVERELDVDPHDFRLWVALHEETHRTQFTGVPWLRDHLQGEIQSFLDETDVDPVTVLERLREAAQSLSGGSRPEGERGEDGGRSLVEVVQTPGQREILGRLTAVMSLLEGHADFVMDGVGPDVVASVGEIREKFQQRRARGASRLDLALRKLLGLDAKLRQYRDGEKFVRTVVDEVGMDGFNRVWTSPNTLPTKAEIASPADWVARVHRKAES from the coding sequence ATGACGAGCATCGGTGGTGCCGAGATGGTCGACTGGAAGCTCGCGGTTGCGACCGCGACCCGACTGGTCCGGCCGGGCCCCGACATCAGCCGCGAGGAGGCCCGCGCCGTCGTCGCGGAGCTCCGCAGGCATGCCAAGGCCTCGGAGGAGCACGTCCGTCACTTCACCCGGATGATCCCGGAGGGGACCGAACCGGAGGACACCCCGGTCCTGGTCGTCGACCGGGCGGGCTGGATCCGCGCCAACGTCGCGGGCTTCCGGGAACTGCTCCGCCCGCTCCTGGAGAAGATGCAGGACCGCCGCGGCGGCGGTACGGGCGGCGCCGTGCTCGGCGCGGTCGGCGGCAAGGTCACCGGCGTCGAACTGGGCATGCTGCTGTCGTTCCTGGCCTCCCGGATCCTCGGCCAGTACGAGACGTTCGCCCCCGCCACCCGTGAGCTGCCCGGCTCCGCCAACGGCGGCGGCCGGCTGCTGCTCGTCGCCCCCAACATCGTCCACGTCGAGCGCGAACTCGACGTCGACCCGCACGACTTCAGGCTCTGGGTGGCCCTCCACGAGGAGACCCACCGCACCCAGTTCACCGGGGTGCCCTGGCTCCGTGACCACCTCCAGGGCGAGATCCAGTCCTTCCTCGACGAGACCGACGTCGACCCGGTGACCGTCCTGGAGCGGCTGCGCGAGGCCGCGCAGTCCCTCTCCGGCGGCAGCCGCCCCGAGGGCGAGCGGGGCGAGGACGGCGGGCGCAGCCTGGTCGAGGTCGTCCAGACGCCCGGTCAGCGCGAGATCCTCGGCCGTCTCACCGCCGTGATGTCGCTGCTCGAAGGGCACGCGGACTTCGTGATGGACGGCGTGGGCCCCGACGTGGTCGCCTCCGTCGGCGAGATCCGGGAGAAGTTCCAGCAGCGCAGGGCGCGCGGGGCGAGCCGTCTCGACCTGGCGCTGCGCAAGCTGCTGGGCCTGGACGCCAAGCTGCGGCAGTACCGCGACGGTGAGAAGTTCGTCCGGACCGTGGTCGACGAGGTCGGCATGGACGGCTTCAACCGGGTCTGGACCTCGCCGAACACCCTGCCGACCAAGGCGGAGATCGCCAGCCCGGCGGACTGGGTCGCGCGGGTGCACCGTAAGGCAGAGTCGTGA
- the tilS gene encoding tRNA lysidine(34) synthetase TilS — protein MGPHPAVAAIRLAVRRVLHDVLTDYSRHFDHDRHPEQAQHSPRAEHIRFARAGAGAGRTALPERPATPLVLVACSGGADSMALASALAFESRKLAVRAGGITVDHNLQVGSGLRAAEVVARLTAMDLDPVESVAVDVGRDGGPEAAARDARYAALDAAAERHGAAAVLLGHTRDDQAETVLLGLARGSGIRSLSGMAAASGPADRYRRPFLQLDRQTARKACLVQSLPVWDDPHNTDPAYTRSRLRHEGLPALEKALGKGVVEALARTAQLSRDDADALDTWAAEAEASVRDDDGRLECAKLYVLPPAVRRRVLRRAVIDAGAPAGSLFARHIEEVDRLITGWRGQRGLNLPGRVEARRQGGRLVIRQS, from the coding sequence ATGGGTCCCCATCCTGCGGTCGCGGCGATACGCCTGGCGGTCCGCCGCGTACTCCACGACGTACTCACCGACTACAGCCGGCACTTCGATCACGACCGGCATCCGGAACAGGCGCAGCACTCCCCGCGCGCCGAACACATCCGGTTCGCCCGCGCCGGCGCGGGCGCCGGCCGCACCGCACTCCCCGAACGGCCCGCCACCCCCCTCGTGCTCGTCGCGTGCTCCGGTGGCGCCGATTCCATGGCGCTCGCCTCCGCCCTCGCCTTCGAGTCCCGCAAACTCGCGGTCCGGGCCGGCGGCATCACCGTCGACCACAACCTCCAGGTAGGATCCGGCCTGCGCGCCGCCGAGGTCGTCGCCCGGCTCACCGCCATGGACCTCGACCCCGTCGAGTCCGTCGCCGTGGACGTCGGGCGGGACGGCGGCCCCGAGGCGGCCGCCCGCGATGCCCGCTACGCCGCCCTGGACGCCGCCGCCGAGCGCCACGGCGCCGCCGCCGTCCTCCTCGGCCACACCCGCGACGACCAGGCGGAGACGGTTCTGCTCGGCCTCGCCCGCGGCTCCGGCATCCGCTCGCTCTCCGGCATGGCCGCCGCGTCCGGACCGGCCGACCGCTACCGCCGCCCCTTCCTCCAGCTCGACCGGCAGACCGCCCGCAAGGCCTGTCTGGTCCAGTCGCTCCCCGTCTGGGACGACCCGCACAACACCGACCCCGCCTACACCCGCTCCCGGCTCCGCCACGAGGGCCTGCCCGCCCTGGAGAAGGCCCTCGGCAAAGGAGTCGTCGAGGCCCTCGCCCGTACGGCCCAGCTCTCCCGCGACGATGCCGACGCCCTCGACACCTGGGCCGCCGAGGCCGAGGCCTCCGTACGCGACGACGACGGCCGGCTGGAGTGCGCCAAGCTCTACGTCCTGCCGCCCGCGGTACGCCGCCGGGTGCTGCGCCGGGCCGTGATCGACGCCGGTGCGCCGGCCGGATCGCTCTTCGCCCGGCACATCGAGGAAGTCGACCGTCTGATCACCGGCTGGCGCGGCCAGCGGGGCCTCAACCTGCCGGGCCGCGTCGAAGCCCGCCGGCAGGGTGGCAGACTGGTTATTCGGCAGAGCTGA
- the hpt gene encoding hypoxanthine phosphoribosyltransferase, producing MGTDLQSVLLTKEEIDAKLVELAAKIDAEYAGKDLLIVGVLKGAVMVMADLARALSTPVTMDWMAVSSYGAGTQSSGVVRILKDLDTDIKGKHVLIVEDIIDSGLTLSWLLSNLGSREPATLEVCTLLRKPDAAKVAIDVKWIGFDIPNEFVVGYGLDYAEKYRNLPFVGTLAPHVYGG from the coding sequence ATGGGTACCGACCTTCAGTCGGTGCTCCTCACCAAGGAAGAGATCGACGCGAAGCTCGTCGAGCTGGCCGCGAAGATCGATGCGGAGTACGCGGGCAAGGACCTGCTCATCGTCGGAGTCCTCAAGGGCGCGGTGATGGTCATGGCGGACCTGGCGCGCGCGCTGTCCACCCCCGTCACGATGGACTGGATGGCCGTCTCCTCGTACGGCGCGGGCACCCAGTCCTCCGGCGTCGTCCGGATCCTCAAGGACCTGGACACCGACATCAAGGGCAAGCACGTCCTGATCGTCGAGGACATCATCGACTCCGGTCTGACCCTGTCCTGGCTGCTGTCCAACCTGGGCTCCCGGGAGCCGGCCACGCTGGAGGTCTGCACCCTGCTGCGCAAGCCGGACGCCGCGAAGGTCGCGATCGACGTGAAGTGGATCGGCTTCGACATCCCCAACGAGTTCGTCGTGGGCTACGGGCTGGACTACGCGGAGAAGTACCGCAACCTTCCCTTCGTCGGCACACTCGCCCCGCACGTCTACGGCGGCTGA
- the ftsH gene encoding ATP-dependent zinc metalloprotease FtsH — MDVKRYFRGPVMWIVLAVLAVVVLMQVVGSSGGYKTVDTGKVIQAISKDQVEQAKLTTGDEQNLKIELKDGQKLDGESGSKFQASYIGNQGVELADTLQKKFESGDIEKGYTVSPSKQSPFVSILLSLLPFVLIVVVFLFLMNQMQGGGSKVMQFGKSKAKLITKDTPKTTFADVAGSDEAVEELHEIKEFLQEPAKFQAVGAKIPKGVLLYGPPGTGKTLLARAVAGEAGVPFYSISGSDFVEMFVGVGASRVRDLFEQAKANAPAIVFVDEIDAVGRHRGAGMGGGHDEREQTLNQLLVEMDGFDVKGGVILIAATNRPDILDPALLRPGRFDRQIAVDRPDMLGRLEILKVHQKGKPVAKDVDLGAVARRTPGFTGADLSNVLNEAALLTARSNKTLIDNSMLDEAIDRVVAGPQKRTRIMSEKEKKITAYHEGGHALVAAASPQSDPVHKITILSRGRALGYTMVLPEEDKYSTTRNEMLDQLAYMLGGRAAEELVFHDPTTGAANDIEKASATARAMVTQYGMTERLGAIKFGGDNTEPFLGRELGHQRDYSEEVAALVDEEVKKLIETAHNEAWEILVENRDILDALVLELLEKETLGKEQIAEIFAPIVKRPARPAWTGSARRTPSTRPPVLSPKELALTNGASTANGSAAPAEIAPKDLTKDIAPSGEAIPEDRPES, encoded by the coding sequence ATGGACGTGAAGCGATACTTCCGTGGGCCGGTCATGTGGATCGTGCTGGCCGTCCTCGCCGTGGTCGTGTTGATGCAGGTCGTCGGCTCGTCTGGCGGCTATAAGACGGTGGACACCGGCAAGGTGATCCAGGCGATCAGCAAGGACCAGGTGGAGCAGGCCAAGCTGACCACCGGTGACGAACAGAATCTCAAGATTGAGCTGAAGGACGGCCAGAAGCTCGACGGCGAGTCCGGCAGCAAGTTCCAGGCGAGCTACATCGGCAACCAGGGTGTCGAGCTCGCCGACACACTGCAGAAGAAGTTCGAGAGCGGTGACATCGAGAAGGGTTACACCGTCTCGCCGTCGAAGCAGTCCCCGTTCGTCTCGATCCTCCTCTCGCTGCTGCCCTTCGTCCTGATCGTGGTCGTCTTCCTGTTTCTGATGAATCAGATGCAGGGCGGCGGATCCAAGGTCATGCAGTTCGGCAAGTCCAAGGCCAAGCTGATCACCAAGGACACCCCCAAGACGACGTTCGCCGATGTGGCGGGGTCCGACGAGGCTGTCGAAGAGCTCCACGAGATCAAGGAGTTCCTCCAGGAGCCGGCGAAGTTCCAGGCCGTCGGCGCCAAGATCCCCAAGGGTGTCCTGCTGTACGGGCCGCCCGGTACGGGCAAGACGCTGCTCGCCCGCGCTGTCGCGGGTGAGGCGGGCGTGCCGTTCTACTCGATCTCCGGTTCCGACTTCGTCGAGATGTTCGTCGGTGTCGGTGCCTCCCGGGTCCGTGACCTCTTCGAGCAGGCCAAGGCGAACGCCCCGGCGATCGTCTTCGTCGACGAGATCGACGCTGTCGGCCGGCACCGCGGTGCCGGTATGGGCGGCGGTCACGACGAGCGCGAGCAGACCCTCAACCAGCTGCTCGTCGAGATGGACGGCTTCGACGTGAAGGGCGGCGTCATCCTGATCGCCGCCACGAACCGGCCGGACATCCTCGACCCGGCACTGCTGCGCCCGGGACGTTTCGACCGGCAGATCGCGGTCGACCGCCCGGACATGCTGGGCCGTCTCGAAATCCTCAAGGTGCACCAGAAGGGCAAGCCGGTCGCGAAGGACGTCGATCTCGGCGCCGTCGCCCGCCGTACGCCCGGCTTCACCGGTGCCGACCTGTCGAACGTGCTCAACGAGGCCGCGCTCCTCACGGCGCGCAGCAACAAGACACTGATCGACAACAGCATGCTCGACGAGGCCATCGACCGCGTCGTGGCGGGCCCGCAGAAGCGGACCCGGATCATGTCCGAGAAGGAAAAGAAGATCACCGCGTACCACGAGGGCGGCCACGCCCTGGTCGCGGCGGCTTCTCCCCAGTCGGACCCGGTCCACAAGATCACGATCCTCTCCCGCGGCCGCGCCCTCGGTTACACGATGGTGCTCCCGGAGGAGGACAAGTACTCCACGACGCGCAACGAGATGCTCGACCAGCTGGCTTACATGCTGGGCGGGCGCGCGGCCGAGGAGCTGGTCTTCCACGACCCGACCACCGGTGCCGCGAACGACATCGAGAAGGCCAGTGCCACGGCCCGCGCGATGGTCACGCAGTACGGCATGACGGAGCGGCTCGGCGCGATCAAGTTCGGCGGCGACAACACCGAGCCCTTCCTGGGCCGGGAGCTGGGTCACCAGCGCGACTACTCGGAAGAGGTCGCGGCGCTTGTCGACGAAGAGGTCAAGAAGCTCATCGAGACCGCGCACAACGAGGCCTGGGAGATCCTCGTCGAGAACCGCGACATTCTCGACGCCCTCGTCCTCGAACTCCTTGAGAAGGAGACGCTCGGCAAGGAGCAGATCGCCGAGATCTTCGCCCCGATCGTGAAGCGCCCGGCCCGCCCGGCGTGGACCGGCTCCGCCCGGCGCACCCCGTCGACGCGTCCGCCGGTGCTCTCGCCCAAGGAGCTGGCCCTCACCAATGGCGCCTCCACCGCCAATGGTTCGGCGGCTCCGGCGGAGATCGCCCCGAAGGACCTGACGAAGGACATCGCCCCGTCCGGCGAGGCGATTCCGGAGGACCGTCCGGAGAGTTAG
- the folE gene encoding GTP cyclohydrolase I FolE translates to MTDPVTLDGEGSIGEFDEKRAEAAVRELLIAVGEDPDREGLRETPGRVARAYKEIFAGLYQEPEDVLTTTFDLGHDEMVLVKDIEVFSTCEHHLVPFRGVAHVGYIPATTGKITGLSKLARLVDVYARRPQVQERLTTQIADSLMQILEPRGVIVVVECEHMCMSMRGIRKPGAKTITSAVRGQLRDPATRAEAMSLIMAR, encoded by the coding sequence ATGACCGACCCGGTGACGCTGGACGGCGAGGGTTCGATCGGCGAGTTCGACGAGAAGCGGGCCGAGGCGGCGGTACGCGAGCTGCTCATCGCGGTCGGCGAGGACCCGGACCGTGAGGGCCTGCGGGAGACGCCGGGGCGGGTGGCACGTGCGTACAAGGAGATATTCGCGGGCCTCTACCAGGAGCCCGAGGACGTTCTGACGACCACGTTCGACCTGGGCCACGACGAGATGGTGCTGGTGAAGGACATCGAGGTGTTCAGCACATGTGAACACCACCTGGTGCCGTTCCGCGGTGTCGCGCATGTCGGCTACATCCCGGCGACCACCGGGAAGATCACCGGCCTGTCGAAGCTGGCCCGGCTGGTCGATGTCTACGCCCGCCGCCCGCAGGTCCAGGAGCGCCTCACCACGCAGATCGCCGATTCGCTGATGCAGATACTGGAGCCGCGCGGTGTGATCGTCGTCGTCGAGTGCGAGCACATGTGCATGTCGATGCGGGGCATCCGCAAGCCCGGCGCGAAGACGATCACCTCGGCGGTACGCGGTCAGCTCCGCGATCCCGCGACGCGCGCCGAGGCGATGAGCCTCATCATGGCGCGCTGA
- a CDS encoding DUF3180 domain-containing protein has product MKQLRLRVLAGLFAGAGVLSWGVARLWDSLDSLPSVPLAAPVVLAVIAVVLLATALSIRARLRAQRERRPGAKGVEPLMAARAVVFGQASALVAALVAGMYGGVGIHLLGSLDIPPRRDQAIYAGLAVVAGIAVIAAAMFLERVCRLPEDHDDDRSTAAA; this is encoded by the coding sequence GTGAAGCAACTACGGCTCAGGGTGCTGGCGGGCCTCTTCGCCGGCGCCGGGGTGCTGTCCTGGGGCGTGGCCAGGCTCTGGGACTCGCTGGACTCCCTGCCGAGCGTGCCGCTGGCCGCCCCGGTCGTGCTCGCGGTGATCGCGGTGGTCCTGCTCGCCACGGCGCTCTCCATCCGCGCCCGGCTGCGCGCCCAGCGCGAGCGCCGGCCGGGAGCGAAGGGCGTCGAGCCGCTGATGGCCGCCCGCGCGGTCGTCTTCGGCCAGGCGAGCGCGCTGGTCGCCGCTCTGGTCGCCGGGATGTACGGCGGCGTGGGCATCCACCTGCTCGGCTCCCTCGACATCCCGCCCCGCCGCGACCAGGCCATCTACGCGGGCCTCGCGGTGGTGGCGGGTATCGCCGTCATCGCGGCCGCGATGTTCCTGGAGCGGGTCTGCCGCCTCCCCGAGGACCACGACGACGACAGGAGCACGGCCGCCGCGTGA
- the folK gene encoding 2-amino-4-hydroxy-6-hydroxymethyldihydropteridine diphosphokinase, with translation MTAFSTEGQSDPTVQPVPAAVVEQVDAADITLSNPKRAVLSLGSNLGNRLETLQGAIDALEDTPGLRVKAVSPVYETEPWGVEPGSQPSYFNAVVVVKTTLPPSSLLERGQAIEEAFDRVRDERWAPRTIDVDIVSYADVVSDDPTLTLPHPRAHERAFVLAPWHDVDPGAQLPGTGAVADLLAGVGREGVLPRGDLELRLPE, from the coding sequence ATGACTGCGTTTTCCACCGAGGGGCAGAGCGACCCGACCGTACAGCCGGTCCCCGCCGCCGTGGTCGAGCAGGTGGACGCCGCGGACATCACCCTCTCCAACCCCAAGCGGGCGGTGCTCTCGCTCGGTTCCAATCTGGGCAACCGCCTGGAGACCCTCCAGGGCGCCATCGACGCGCTGGAGGACACCCCCGGCCTCCGGGTCAAAGCGGTCTCCCCGGTCTACGAGACGGAGCCCTGGGGCGTCGAGCCCGGCTCCCAGCCCTCGTACTTCAACGCGGTGGTCGTCGTGAAGACGACGCTGCCCCCGTCCTCCCTGCTGGAGCGCGGTCAGGCCATCGAGGAGGCCTTCGACCGGGTTCGCGACGAGCGCTGGGCACCGCGCACGATCGACGTCGACATCGTGTCGTACGCCGATGTGGTCTCCGACGACCCGACGCTCACGCTCCCCCACCCCCGCGCCCACGAGCGGGCCTTCGTGCTCGCCCCGTGGCACGACGTGGACCCCGGGGCCCAGCTGCCCGGTACCGGAGCGGTCGCCGACCTGCTGGCCGGGGTGGGACGCGAGGGCGTACTGCCCCGTGGCGATCTGGAACTCCGGCTGCCCGAGTAG
- the folB gene encoding dihydroneopterin aldolase codes for MDRVALRGLKARGHHGVFPREREEGQTFIVDLVLGLDTRPAAAADDLSRTVHYGVVAEEVVDVVQGEPVDLIETLAERIAQQCLTHEGVQEVEVIVHKPDAPITVPFDDVTITITRSRA; via the coding sequence GTGGATCGTGTCGCGCTGCGCGGCCTCAAGGCCCGTGGGCACCATGGCGTCTTTCCCCGGGAACGGGAAGAGGGCCAGACCTTCATCGTGGATCTGGTGCTCGGCCTCGACACCCGCCCCGCCGCGGCGGCCGACGACCTGTCGCGCACCGTGCACTACGGCGTGGTCGCGGAAGAGGTCGTCGACGTCGTCCAGGGCGAACCGGTCGATCTGATCGAGACGCTCGCCGAGCGCATCGCCCAGCAGTGCCTCACGCACGAAGGAGTCCAGGAAGTGGAGGTGATCGTGCACAAGCCGGACGCCCCGATCACCGTCCCCTTCGACGACGTGACCATCACCATCACCCGGAGCCGAGCATGA
- a CDS encoding nuclear transport factor 2 family protein, whose amino-acid sequence MNDDRAQAAEDIAEVEQANTAFYEAMERGDFEELSGLWLPGEDLTVSCVHPGWPVLTGRGEVLRSYALIMANTEYIQFFLTDVSVAMTGDTALVTCTENILSGGPAEEGNSLGPLVGQLVVATNVFRRTSDGWKLWSHHGSPVLTETGEEEDEENPS is encoded by the coding sequence GTGAACGACGACCGGGCACAGGCCGCCGAGGACATCGCGGAGGTCGAGCAGGCCAACACGGCCTTCTACGAGGCGATGGAACGCGGGGACTTCGAGGAGCTCTCCGGCCTCTGGCTGCCGGGCGAGGACCTCACCGTCTCCTGCGTGCACCCGGGCTGGCCGGTACTGACGGGCCGCGGCGAGGTACTGCGCAGTTACGCGCTGATCATGGCGAACACCGAGTACATCCAGTTCTTCCTCACCGATGTCTCCGTCGCCATGACCGGCGACACCGCGCTGGTCACCTGCACGGAGAACATCCTGAGCGGCGGTCCGGCCGAGGAGGGCAACTCCCTGGGCCCCCTCGTCGGACAGCTCGTCGTCGCCACCAATGTGTTCCGCCGCACATCCGACGGCTGGAAGCTCTGGTCGCATCACGGCTCTCCCGTACTGACCGAAACCGGTGAGGAGGAGGACGAGGAGAACCCCTCCTGA
- the folP gene encoding dihydropteroate synthase, translated as MGVVNVTPDSFSDGGRWFDTRAAVKHGLDLVAEGADLVDVGGESTRPGASRVDESEELRRVVPVVRGLAAEGVTVSVDTMRARVAEQAVAAGAALVNDVSGGLADPDMVPVVAAAGVPFVVMHWRGFSESMNSRAVYEDVVAEVVAELRERMDAVIAGGVAPERLVIDPGLGFAKDASHDLSLVAHLGELRALGRPLLVAASRKRFLGHVLAGPGSAPPPARERDAATAAVSALSAGAGAWAVRVHEVRATADAVRVARAVEGAA; from the coding sequence ATGGGAGTCGTCAACGTGACCCCCGATTCCTTCTCCGACGGGGGCCGCTGGTTCGACACCAGGGCCGCGGTCAAGCACGGCCTCGACCTGGTGGCCGAGGGCGCGGACCTGGTCGACGTCGGCGGTGAGTCGACCCGGCCGGGCGCCAGCCGGGTCGACGAGTCGGAGGAGCTGCGACGGGTGGTCCCCGTCGTGCGGGGGCTGGCCGCCGAGGGGGTCACCGTCTCCGTGGACACCATGCGTGCCCGCGTCGCCGAACAGGCCGTCGCCGCCGGTGCGGCCCTGGTCAACGACGTCAGTGGTGGCCTCGCCGACCCGGACATGGTCCCGGTCGTCGCCGCCGCCGGTGTGCCGTTCGTCGTCATGCACTGGCGCGGCTTCAGCGAGTCCATGAACAGCCGGGCGGTGTACGAGGACGTCGTCGCCGAGGTCGTCGCGGAGCTGCGGGAGCGGATGGACGCCGTGATCGCCGGCGGAGTGGCCCCCGAACGCCTGGTGATCGACCCCGGCCTCGGCTTCGCCAAGGACGCCTCCCACGACCTCTCGCTCGTCGCGCACCTGGGCGAGCTGCGCGCCCTGGGACGTCCGCTGCTCGTCGCCGCCTCCCGCAAGCGGTTCCTCGGCCATGTCCTGGCCGGGCCGGGCTCCGCCCCGCCGCCGGCCCGTGAGCGCGACGCCGCGACCGCCGCGGTCTCCGCCCTCTCCGCCGGGGCGGGCGCCTGGGCCGTCCGGGTCCACGAGGTCCGGGCCACCGCCGACGCCGTGCGGGTCGCCCGTGCCGTGGAGGGAGCCGCGTGA
- a CDS encoding phosphatidylglycerol lysyltransferase domain-containing protein — protein sequence MSVTLDGDKSGSVPQRVRKFVRGPRPESIPALVGSACAVVGLIDVAAGIFPRFRHSRMHTVAEVLPGALGPFAAALSLSAGLLLLLLAHGLKRHKRRAWRAAVVLLPAGAAAQFAYRHSVVGVLVSLTLCYLLVRHRSEFRALPDPRSRWRALANFVLLGAGSLVLGLVIVSVHPGRVVGNPSIADRLQHVMYGLFGFEGPVDYAGRTSWTVAYSLGALGLLTAVTTVYLAFRPEHPAARLTEDDEARLRALLERHGGRDSLGHFALRRDKGVVFSPSGKAAVCYRVVSGVMLASGDPIGDVEAWPGAIERFMDEAKAHSWTPAVMGCSETGGEVWTRETGLSALELGDEAVVDVADFSLAGRAMRNVRQMVKRIERNGYETRVRRVRDIGDTELERIRAAAADWRGTDTERGFSMALGRIGDPGDGDCVIATAHLAGSGPEESPYGDLKAVLHFVPWGRDGMSLELMRRDRSADPGMNELLIVASLQAAPKLGVTRVSLNFAMFRSALARGERLGAGPVLRCWRGLLIFLSRWFQIESLYKFNAKFRPRWEPRFVVFRTSRDLPRIGFAAMQAEGFVNLSLPRPFPARRPRPCPHQAQHGQEPGVRAA from the coding sequence ATGTCTGTCACGCTAGATGGGGATAAATCAGGGTCGGTTCCGCAACGTGTACGCAAGTTCGTACGCGGGCCGCGCCCCGAATCCATACCTGCCCTGGTCGGCAGCGCCTGCGCCGTCGTCGGTCTGATCGATGTCGCCGCGGGTATCTTCCCCCGATTCCGGCACAGCCGGATGCACACGGTCGCCGAGGTGCTCCCCGGCGCCCTCGGCCCGTTCGCCGCGGCGCTCTCGCTGAGCGCGGGCCTGCTGCTGCTCCTGCTGGCGCACGGGCTGAAGCGGCACAAGCGGAGGGCCTGGCGGGCCGCCGTCGTCCTGCTCCCGGCGGGGGCCGCCGCGCAGTTCGCGTACCGTCACTCGGTCGTCGGCGTCCTCGTCTCCCTGACGCTGTGCTACCTGCTGGTGCGCCACCGGAGTGAATTCCGCGCGCTTCCCGACCCACGGAGCCGTTGGAGGGCACTGGCCAACTTCGTGCTGCTCGGCGCGGGTTCGCTCGTGCTCGGTCTGGTCATCGTCAGCGTCCACCCCGGCCGGGTCGTCGGGAACCCGTCCATCGCCGACCGCCTCCAGCACGTGATGTACGGGCTGTTCGGCTTCGAGGGTCCCGTCGACTACGCCGGACGGACCTCCTGGACCGTGGCGTACTCGCTCGGCGCCCTCGGCCTGCTGACCGCCGTCACCACCGTGTACCTCGCCTTCCGCCCCGAACACCCGGCCGCCCGTCTCACCGAGGACGACGAGGCCCGGCTGCGCGCGCTGCTGGAGCGGCACGGCGGCCGCGACTCGCTCGGCCACTTCGCGCTCCGCCGCGACAAGGGCGTCGTCTTCTCCCCCAGCGGCAAGGCCGCCGTCTGCTACCGGGTGGTGTCCGGGGTGATGCTGGCCAGCGGCGACCCGATCGGCGATGTGGAGGCCTGGCCCGGCGCCATCGAACGCTTCATGGACGAGGCGAAGGCCCACTCCTGGACCCCCGCCGTGATGGGGTGCAGTGAGACCGGCGGCGAGGTCTGGACCCGCGAGACCGGTCTCTCCGCCCTGGAGCTGGGCGACGAGGCGGTGGTGGACGTCGCGGATTTCTCCCTCGCCGGGCGGGCTATGCGGAACGTGCGCCAGATGGTCAAGCGCATCGAACGTAACGGTTACGAGACCCGGGTCCGGCGCGTACGGGACATCGGCGACACCGAACTGGAACGCATCCGGGCGGCCGCCGCCGACTGGCGCGGCACCGACACCGAGCGCGGCTTCTCCATGGCGCTCGGCCGGATCGGCGACCCCGGCGACGGCGACTGTGTCATCGCCACCGCCCACCTGGCCGGCTCCGGCCCCGAGGAGTCCCCGTACGGGGACCTGAAGGCCGTGCTCCACTTCGTGCCCTGGGGGCGCGACGGAATGTCCCTCGAACTGATGCGCCGCGACCGCTCCGCCGACCCCGGCATGAACGAGCTGCTGATCGTCGCCTCCCTCCAGGCCGCCCCCAAGCTGGGCGTCACCCGGGTGTCGCTGAACTTCGCGATGTTCCGCTCGGCACTCGCCCGGGGCGAGCGGCTGGGAGCGGGACCGGTGCTGCGCTGCTGGCGCGGGCTGCTGATCTTCCTCTCGCGCTGGTTCCAGATCGAGTCGCTGTACAAGTTCAACGCCAAGTTCCGGCCGCGCTGGGAGCCCCGCTTCGTCGTCTTCCGCACCAGCCGTGACCTGCCCCGCATCGGCTTCGCGGCGATGCAGGCCGAGGGCTTCGTGAACCTCTCGCTGCCCCGGCCGTTCCCGGCCCGTCGCCCCCGCCCGTGCCCTCATCAGGCCCAGCACGGCCAGGAGCCCGGGGTACGCGCGGCGTGA